From Magnolia sinica isolate HGM2019 chromosome 13, MsV1, whole genome shotgun sequence, one genomic window encodes:
- the LOC131222815 gene encoding IAA-amino acid hydrolase ILR1-like 1, producing the protein MDFFKWVSSILLLLSMLSISSSNPTGPPQIGFDFLTSAKKPEIVEKMVDWRRRLHENPELGFEEFETSKLIRKELDEMGIPYKHPIAVTGIVGFIGSGGPPFVAIRADMDALPMQEGVEWEHKSKIPGKMHACGHDAHVAMLLGAAKLLQEQRENLQGTVVLLFQPAEEGGGGAQKMIEAGVLENVKAIFGLHVSTDVAAGMVASRPGPVMAGSGFFEAVISGKGGHAAIPQHTIDPILAASNVIVSLQHLVSREADPLDSQVVTVAKFQGGGAFNVIPDSVTIGGTFRAFSKESFLQLKQRIEEVIIGQAAVQRCSATVNFNAKERPFFPVTMNNEDLHRHFRNVAGDLLGPHNIREIPPLMGAEDFAFYTDVIPGCYFFLGMKNESHGPLESAHSPYFTINEDVLPYGAALHASLAMRYLLESHPSPQSIEGKAHDEL; encoded by the exons ATGGATTTCTTCAAATGGGTCTCTTCCATTCTCCTTCTGTTGTCCATGCTCTCCATTTCTTCATCCAATCCAACAGGGCCCCCGCAGATTGGCTTCGATTTCTTGACTTCTGCGAAGAAACCAGAGATTGTGGAAAAGATGGTTGATTGGAGGAGGAGATTGCATGAGAACCCAGAACTTGGTTTCGAGGAATTCGAGACCAGTAAGCTGATCAGGAAAGAATTGGATGAGATGGGTATACCATACAAGCACCCGATCGCCGTTACGGGCATCGTCGGTTTCATCGGGAGTGGTGGGCCGCCTTTTGTCGCTATTCGAGCAGACATGGATGCTCTTCCTATGCAG GAGGGTGTGGAGTGGGAGCACAAGAGTAAAATCCCTGGCAAGATGCATGCTTGTGGGCACGACGCTCACGTCGCCATGCTCCTCGGTGCTGCAAAGCTCCTCCAAGAGCAACGCGAGAATTTGCAG GGAACAGTTGTCCTTCTCTTTCAACCAGCTGAGGAAGGAGGCGGAGGAGCACAGAAAATGATAGAAGCTGGAGTTCTGGAGAATGTCAAAGCTATTTTTGGGCTGCACGTTTCCACGGATGTAGCTGCTGGCATGGTGGCCTCCAGGCCTGGTCCGGTTATGGCAGGAAGCGGCTTCTTCGAGGCAGTGATAAGCGGGAAGGGAGGTCATGCTGCAATCCCTCAGCATACAATAGATCCGATCTTAGCAGCATCCAACGTGATCGTTAGCTTGCAGCACCTTGTTTCTCGTGAAGCTGATCCCCTTGATTCACAG GTTGTGACGGTGGCGAAATTCCAAGGCGGTGGTGCATTCAATGTCATCCCAGATTCCGTCACAATCGGCGGGACCTTCCGAGCCTTTTCTAAAGAAAGCTTTTTGCAACTCAAGCAACGGATCGAGGAG GTCATCATAGGACAAGCTGCCGTACAAAGGTGTAGTGCGACTGTTAACTTCAATGCCAAAGAACGCCCCTTCTTCCCTGTGACGATGAACAATGAAGACTTGCATAGGCACTTCAGAAACGTCGCAGGCGACTTGTTGGGGCCCCACAACATCAGAGAAATCCCACCATTGATGGGAGCTGAGGACTTTGCATTTTATACAGACGTGATACCAGGATGCTACTTCTTCCTTGGAATGAAGAACGAGTCGCATGGACCGCTTGAATCTGCGCACTCGCCCTACTTCACGATCAATGAAGACGTCCTACCTTATGGCGCAGCACTACATGCATCTTTGGCTATGAGGTACCTTCTTGAATCCCATCCGTCCCCTCAATCTATAGAAGGAAAAGCCCATGATGAGCTTTAA